From the Prosthecodimorpha staleyi genome, one window contains:
- a CDS encoding MarC family protein yields MPDYLLNAFVTLFVTVDPPGLAPIFMALTARLQPADRRAVAIRSTIIATVTLLVFAAIGGPVLALLGITVPAFRIAGGLLLFYIAFEMVFAKRSERKSEQVARPLSEDEIRHLAVFPIAIPLVAGPGAISATILAASQAPGPVALALFLGIIVVVVGSCLAVFMAADQLNRLLGETGRVVVERLLGLVLAALAVQFVADGIKAIARLP; encoded by the coding sequence ATGCCCGACTATCTGCTCAATGCCTTCGTGACGCTGTTCGTGACCGTCGACCCGCCCGGTCTGGCGCCGATCTTCATGGCCCTGACCGCCCGGCTGCAGCCGGCCGACCGGCGTGCCGTGGCGATCCGGTCGACGATCATCGCGACCGTCACGCTGTTGGTCTTCGCCGCGATCGGCGGGCCGGTCCTGGCGCTGCTCGGCATCACCGTGCCGGCCTTCCGCATCGCCGGCGGGCTCCTTTTGTTCTACATCGCCTTCGAGATGGTTTTCGCCAAGCGCAGCGAGCGCAAGTCCGAGCAGGTCGCCCGGCCCCTGTCGGAGGACGAGATCCGCCATCTCGCCGTGTTCCCGATCGCCATCCCGCTGGTCGCCGGTCCGGGCGCCATCTCGGCGACCATCCTGGCCGCCTCGCAGGCCCCCGGCCCCGTCGCACTGGCGCTGTTCCTGGGCATCATCGTGGTGGTGGTCGGGTCCTGCCTCGCCGTCTTCATGGCCGCCGACCAGTTGAACCGCCTGCTCGGCGAGACCGGCCGCGTCGTGGTCGAACGCCTGCTCGGTCTGGTCCTCGCCGCGCTCGCCGTTCAGTTCGTCGCCGACGGCATCAAGGCCATCGCCCGGCTGCCGTGA
- a CDS encoding type II toxin-antitoxin system TacA family antitoxin, which produces MAKQLSSSDEMEPAEVAVAARGAGGDAKGSINLRIGAETRQLIDDAAAVLGKTRTEFMIDSARRQAIDVLLDQRLFALDSDRFDAFMRALDSAPEPGPKLRALMRRVPAWRS; this is translated from the coding sequence ATGGCAAAGCAACTCTCATCGTCCGACGAAATGGAGCCTGCGGAGGTCGCCGTCGCGGCGCGGGGTGCCGGGGGCGACGCCAAGGGCAGCATCAATCTGCGCATCGGTGCCGAAACCCGCCAGCTGATCGACGACGCGGCCGCCGTCTTGGGCAAGACGCGCACGGAATTCATGATCGACAGTGCACGCCGCCAGGCGATCGATGTCCTGCTCGATCAGCGTCTGTTCGCCCTGGACTCCGACCGTTTCGATGCCTTCATGCGGGCGCTCGACAGCGCCCCCGAGCCCGGGCCGAAGCTGCGCGCGCTGATGCGTCGCGTCCCGGCATGGCGGTCCTGA
- a CDS encoding GNAT family N-acetyltransferase produces MAVLTDRSGRPDGSLSAPVPLTAAHDLSGFDCGEPALNEWLRQRALKNESRFSRTYVVCVGDRVVAYYCIAAGAVDRAVAPGRLRRNAPDSVPVSVIGRLAVSREHAGRGLGTDLVADALRRIAHASQSIGIGAVLVQAKDEAARRFYLRCAEFIEYPAESRTLFLPIETVVTAFG; encoded by the coding sequence ATGGCGGTCCTGACGGACAGGTCCGGGCGCCCGGACGGCTCCCTGTCGGCGCCGGTTCCACTGACCGCGGCGCACGACCTGTCCGGCTTCGATTGCGGCGAACCGGCGTTGAACGAATGGCTGCGCCAGCGGGCCTTGAAGAATGAAAGCCGCTTTTCCCGCACCTATGTGGTCTGTGTCGGCGATCGGGTCGTGGCCTACTATTGCATCGCGGCCGGGGCGGTCGACCGGGCCGTCGCGCCCGGCCGGTTGCGGCGCAATGCCCCCGATTCGGTGCCCGTCTCGGTGATCGGACGGCTGGCCGTCAGCCGCGAGCATGCCGGCCGCGGGTTGGGCACCGACCTCGTGGCGGATGCGCTGCGGCGCATCGCGCATGCCTCGCAGAGCATCGGCATCGGCGCGGTCCTGGTCCAGGCCAAGGACGAAGCCGCCCGTCGCTTCTATCTGCGCTGCGCCGAGTTCATCGAATATCCGGCCGAGAGCCGGACCTTGTTCCTGCCGATCGAGACGGTGGTGACGGCCTTCGGTTGA